One window of Medicago truncatula cultivar Jemalong A17 chromosome 2, MtrunA17r5.0-ANR, whole genome shotgun sequence genomic DNA carries:
- the LOC11427210 gene encoding transcription factor bHLH25, translating into MEQFSWENIWPLDTDMDMDWLESMCHQDGEFLGEYMAQQSSIVAAGAAAATEINASPPELLPITSILSSNNSMATILGKSKPPCYPKKRTSSNLNFESKANGTGLAKEEKIIRSKSKTLFHTLAERRRRLELAHKFTELSAIIPRSKKTDKASIVQGAINYVEKLQKRVMELEVQQNKRGKEPIILLNKENSCEMNLDNYLRPINNFLPDVKVKVLENNILIYINCEKENGIQHKILDMLQNLHLFVTSTSILPFGNSTLGITIIAQMGDAYRMTMMDLVDNIRKLLVNGANRRT; encoded by the exons ATGGAGCAGTTCTCATGGGAAAATATTTGGCCTCTTGATACG GATATGGATATGGATTGGTTGGAATCGATGTGCCACCAAGATGGTGAATTCCTTGGCGAATACATGGCACAGCAATCATCTATAGTAGCCGCCGGAGCCGCCGCTGCCACGGAGATTAATGCAAGCCCGCCGGAGCTGCTTCCTATAACTAGCATTCTCTCTTCTAATAATTCCATGGCCACAATACTAGGGAAGTCCAAACCACCTTGTTACCCTAAAAAGAGGACTTCCTCAAATCTAAACTTTGAATCAAAAGCAAATGGCACAGGATTAGCCAAAGAAGAGAAGATTATTAGAAGCAAATCTAAGACTCTATTTCACACACTGGCAGAGAGGAGAAGGAGACTTGAACTAGCACATAAATTCACAGAGCTTTCAGCTATAATTCCTCGCTCAAAGAAG ACAGACAAGGCCTCTATAGTTCAAGGCGCTATCAATTACGTGGAAAAACTTCAAAAACGAGTGATGGAGTTAGAAGTACAACAAAACAAGAGAGGCAAAGAACCAATAATACTTCTCAATAAGGAAAATTCTTGTGAAATGAATCTTGACAATTATCTTAGAccaataaataattttcttcCTGATGTCAAAGTGAAAGTGTTGGAGAATAATATACTCATTTACATCAATTGTGAGAAGGAAAATGGCATTCAACACAAAATATTGGACATGCTTCAAAATCTTCATTTGTTTGTCACCAGCACTAGCATATTGCCGTTTGGCAATTCAACTCTTGGCATTACTATCATCGCTCAA ATGGGTGATGCATACAGAATGACGATGATGGATCTAGTGGATAACATAAGGAAACTGTTGGTGAATGGCGCAAATCGTCGAACATGA
- the LOC11433586 gene encoding transcription factor bHLH19, whose protein sequence is MEQSWENVWPFQTEMGVEYLLEMCHEEKEFIRDFMAQPVAGAAVAATESSSEMIVVSDESPELLPPSTSSRACIISLDNSAAIPLPAVMSKSKPPRCPTKKRTSERGKGEKKNIKTLDHAMGERKRRLELAHKFIQLSTIIPRSNKTNKASIVAGATNYVEQLQKRVKELEAQQNKRGKEPMILFNKENSCEMNLDNCFRPNELLPDVKVKVSENNILIYINCEKENGIQHKILDMLQNLHLFVTSTSVLPFGNSTLAITIIAQMGDAYKVTQMDLVDNIRQFMLKDAT, encoded by the exons ATGGAGCAGTCATGGGAAAATGTTTGGCCTTTTCAAACG GAAATGGGTGTGGAATATTTGTTAGAGATGTGCCACGAAGAAAAAGAGTTTATTCGTGACTTCATGGCACAGCCGGTAGCTGGAGCTGCCGTTGCCGCCACCGAGAGTAGCAGTGAGATGATTGTAGTCTCTGATGAGTCACCTGAGCTTCTTCCTCCGTCCACATCCTCTAGAGCTTGCATTATCTCTTTAGATAACTCCGCGGCAATACCGTTACCAGCTGTGATGTCCAAATCCAAACCACCACGGTGTCCCACAAAAAAGAGGACTTCTGAGAGAGGAAAAGGAGAAAAGAAGAATATTAAAACTCTAGATCACGCAATGGGAGAGAGGAAAAGAAGACTTGAACTTGCACACAAGTTCATACAGCTTTCCACTATCATTCCTCGCTCAAATAAG ACAAACAAAGCTTCTATCGTTGCTGGCGCAACCAATTACGTGGAGCAACTCCAGAAACGAGTGAAGGAGTTAGAAGCACAACAAAACAAGAGAGGCAAAGAACCAATGATACTTTTCAATAAGGAAAATTCTTGTGAAATGAATCTTGACAATTGTTTTAGACCAAATGAATTGCTTCCAGATGTCAAAGTGAAAGTGTCGGAGAATAATATACTCATTTATATCAATTGTGAGAAGGAAAATGGCATTCAACACAAAATATTGGACATGCTTCAAAATCTTCATTTGTTTGTCACCAGCACTAGCGTATTGCCGTTTGGCAATTCAACTCTTGCCATAACTATCATCGCTCAA ATGGGTGATGCATACAAAGTGACACAGATGGATTTGGTGGACAACATAAGGCAATTCATGTTGAAAGATGCAACATGA
- the LOC11430704 gene encoding transcription factor bHLH18 has protein sequence MEQTWENWPLHSEMVDVENMQGQYCHQTSTDDEEEFLRDIILQQPVTYSGSSLSSSSEMDGSDSSGKKLHLLSTPSTPRTFILSFDKSTIIPATTTPESEEVPRTKSRSNNNKRSLEPKAKASNQTGKKSRSGSQCLDHIMAERKRRLELSQKFIALSATIPGLKKMDKTSILGEAINYVKILQERVKELEERNKRNNESTIIHKSDLCSNEHNNTSNDTNSDQDCCKSSLPDVKARVLENEVLIEIHCEKENGIEIKILNLLENLHLIVTASSVFPFGNSTLGFTIVAQMGDEYKMKVNDLVKTLQQVLLNMRS, from the exons ATGGAGCAAACATGGGAAAATTGGCCTCTTCATTCG GAAATGGTTGATGTAGAGAATATGCAAGGGCAATATTGTCATCAAACAAGTactgatgatgaagaagagttCTTGAGAGACATAATTCTTCAGCAACCTGTTACATATTCTGGAAGCAGTTTATCATCTTCTAGTGAGATGGACGGTTCAGATAGCTCGGGGAAAAAACTTCATCTTTTATCAACACCATCCACTCCAAGGACATTCATTCTCTCTTTTGATAAATCTACCATAATACCAGCTACTACTACACCAGAATCAGAAGAAGTACCAAGAACAAAGAGtagaagtaataataataagaggAGTTTGGAACCAAAAGCAAAAGCTAgtaaccaaactggaaagaagAGTAGAAGTGGTTCTCAGTGTTTGGATCACATTATGgctgagagaaaaagaagattgGAACTATCACAAAAGTTCATTGCACTTTCAGCTACTATTCCTGGCTTGAAGAAG atGGACAAGACCTCTATACTTGGTGAAGCAATCAATTATGTGAAAATACTTCAAGAACGTGTGAAGGAGTTAGAGGAACGGAACAAGAGGAACAACGAATCAACAATAATCCACAAAAGTGATTTGTGTTCAAATGAACATAACAACACCTCAAATGACACAAATTCTGATCAGGATTGTTGTAAATCATCACTGCCTGATGTCAAAGCAAGAGTGTTGGAAAATGAAGTACTCATTGAGATCCATTGTGAGAAGGAAAATGGCATTGAGatcaaaatattgaatttgcTTGAAAATCTTCATCTTATTGTCACTGCCAGCAGTGTATTTCCTTTTGGGAATTCAACTCTTGGCTTCACTATTGTTGCTCAG ATGGGTGACGAGTACAAAATGAAGGTGAATGATCTGGTGAAAACCCTACAGCAAGTGCTTCTGAATATGAGGAGTTGA
- the LOC11442047 gene encoding transcription factor bHLH25: MENWFSNMAMKGTDNSFNEKHPTLIGHCSNSVPHAANATHGKNKRVRSSWEIQGHIMSERKRRQEMAERFIQLSAMIPGLKKIDKVSVLGEAINYVKELKERISMLEQQYYERNKSTKSIISIRKFQSHPLNDNLDSNHVLPEVEAIGIESEKELLLIKINCEKREGILFKLLSMLENMHLYVSTSSVLPFGKNTLNITIIAKMGEEYRITIEELMTKLKQDLLKLYDM; the protein is encoded by the exons ATGGAGAATTGGTTCTCTAATatg GCTATGAAGGGTACTGATAACTCCTTCAATGAGAAGCATCCAACATTAATAGGACATTGTTCTAATTCAGTGCCTCATGCTGCTAATGCTACACATGGAAAGAATAAGAGAGTGAGAAGCTCATGGGAGATACAAGGTCATATAATGTCAGAGAGAAAAAGGAGACAAGAAATGGCAGAGAGATTCATACAACTTTCGGCTATGATACCTGGCTTGAAGAAG ATAGACAAGGTTTCTGTACTTGGTGAAGCTATTAATTACGTGAAAGAACTTAAAGAACGCATATCAATGCTGGAGCAACAATATTATGAGAGGAATAAAAGTACCAAGTCCATAATCTCTATTAGAAAATTTCAATCTCATCCACTTAATGATAATTTGGATTCCAATCATGTGCTCCCTGAAGTAGAGGCCATTGGCATAGAATCAGAGAAGGAATTATTACTTATTAAAATCAACTGTGAGAAACGTGAAGGCATTTTGTTCAAACTATTGTCTATGCTGGAAAATATGCACCTCTATGTTTCCACCAGTAGTGTGCTTCCATTTGGGAAAAATACCCTCAACATTACCATCATTGCTAag ATGGGTGAGGAATACAGGATAACAATAGAAGAATTGATGACAAAGTTGAAACAAGATCTTTTGAAGTTATATGACATGTAA